The Papaver somniferum cultivar HN1 chromosome 3, ASM357369v1, whole genome shotgun sequence genome includes a region encoding these proteins:
- the LOC113357074 gene encoding lysophospholipid acyltransferase LPEAT1-like isoform X2, with translation MEAELKDITNLNKSQNSQREEGKEKDNQPLLQKSEAGDSDNNISYTEKDIQELEKKFAAYVRNDVYGTMGLGEISLKEKILLGLAMITLLPIRLIVTVAILTFYYLVCRLCTLFSAPNREEGEDGQEDYAHLIGWRRNVIVAFGRFCSRAILFANGFYWITETYVEKLANEDQKKGPSEESERPGAIISNHVSYLDILYHMSSSFPSFVAKRSVAKLPLVGLISKCLGCVYVQRESKSAEFKGVAGVVTDRIVEAHQNEHAPLMLLFPEGTTTNGDFLLPFKTGAFIAKAPVLPVILRYPYQRFSPAWDTISGVRHIVLLLCQFVNHIEVVRLPVYHPSEQEKEDPKLYASNVRKLLATEGKLTLADIGLAEKRVYHAALNGFLRQSQI, from the exons ATGGAAGCAGAACTAAAGGATATCACCAACCTGAATAAAAGTCAAAATAGCCAAAGGGAAGAAgggaaagaaaaagataatcaacCATTACTACAAAAATCAGAGGCTGGTGATTCTGATAATAATATTTCATATACTGAGAAAGATATACAAGAACTTGAGAAGAAATTTGCAGCTTATGTACGTAATGATGTATATGGAACTATGGGTTTAGGCGAAATATCATTGAAAGAGAAAATCTTACTTGGACTAGCTATGATTACATTATTACCGATTCGATTAATCGTTACGGTTGCGATTCTGACTTTTTATTATTTAGTTTGTCGATTATGTACTCTTTTCTCTGCTCCTAATAGAGAAGAGGGAGAAGATGGACAAGAAGATTATGCTCATTTAATTGGGTGGAGAAGGAATGTTATTGTTGCTTTTGGGAGATTTTGTTCAAGGGCTATCCTGTTTGCTAATGGATTTTATTGGATCACTGAAACTTATGTCGAGAAATTGGCGAACGAG GATCAAAAGAAAGGGCCATCAGAAGAATCTGAAAGACCCGGAGCAATCATATCTAACCACGTATCTTACTTGGACATTTTGTATCACATGTCTTCATCCTTCCCTAGCTTTGTTGCAAAG AGATCAGTAGCTAAACTCCCTCTTGTCGGCCTCATAAG CAAGTGCCTTGGCTGTGTTTATGTTCAGCGGGAGTCAAAATCTGCCGAATTTAAGGGTGTAGCTG GGGTTGTGACGGATAGAATCGTAGAAGCCCATCAGAATGAACATGCTCCACTGATGCTGCTTTTTCCAG AGGGCACGACCACAAATGGTGATTTtctccttccattcaagacaggTGCATTTATAGCTAAAGCGCCAGTGCTTCCAGTAATTTTAAGATATCCATACCAAAGATTTAGTCCAGCATGGGATACCATATCTGGG GTTCGCCATATTGTTTTGCTCCTCTGTCAGTTTGTCAATCACATTGAAGTGGTTCGCTTGCCTGTATATCATCCTTCAGAGCAAGAAAAGGAGGATCCAAAACTTTACGCTAGTAATGTTCGAAAGTTACTGGCTACCGAG GGTAAATTAACCCTCGCAGATATTGGGTTGGCTGAGAAGCGAGTTTATCATGCTGCGCTCAATG GTTTTCTTCGTCAAAGCCAGATTTGA
- the LOC113357074 gene encoding lysophospholipid acyltransferase LPEAT1-like isoform X1: MEAELKDITNLNKSQNSQREEGKEKDNQPLLQKSEAGDSDNNISYTEKDIQELEKKFAAYVRNDVYGTMGLGEISLKEKILLGLAMITLLPIRLIVTVAILTFYYLVCRLCTLFSAPNREEGEDGQEDYAHLIGWRRNVIVAFGRFCSRAILFANGFYWITETYVEKLANEDQKKGPSEESERPGAIISNHVSYLDILYHMSSSFPSFVAKRSVAKLPLVGLISKCLGCVYVQRESKSAEFKGVAGVVTDRIVEAHQNEHAPLMLLFPEGTTTNGDFLLPFKTGAFIAKAPVLPVILRYPYQRFSPAWDTISGVRHIVLLLCQFVNHIEVVRLPVYHPSEQEKEDPKLYASNVRKLLATEGKLTLADIGLAEKRVYHAALNGNNNKPSVLHHKDD; encoded by the exons ATGGAAGCAGAACTAAAGGATATCACCAACCTGAATAAAAGTCAAAATAGCCAAAGGGAAGAAgggaaagaaaaagataatcaacCATTACTACAAAAATCAGAGGCTGGTGATTCTGATAATAATATTTCATATACTGAGAAAGATATACAAGAACTTGAGAAGAAATTTGCAGCTTATGTACGTAATGATGTATATGGAACTATGGGTTTAGGCGAAATATCATTGAAAGAGAAAATCTTACTTGGACTAGCTATGATTACATTATTACCGATTCGATTAATCGTTACGGTTGCGATTCTGACTTTTTATTATTTAGTTTGTCGATTATGTACTCTTTTCTCTGCTCCTAATAGAGAAGAGGGAGAAGATGGACAAGAAGATTATGCTCATTTAATTGGGTGGAGAAGGAATGTTATTGTTGCTTTTGGGAGATTTTGTTCAAGGGCTATCCTGTTTGCTAATGGATTTTATTGGATCACTGAAACTTATGTCGAGAAATTGGCGAACGAG GATCAAAAGAAAGGGCCATCAGAAGAATCTGAAAGACCCGGAGCAATCATATCTAACCACGTATCTTACTTGGACATTTTGTATCACATGTCTTCATCCTTCCCTAGCTTTGTTGCAAAG AGATCAGTAGCTAAACTCCCTCTTGTCGGCCTCATAAG CAAGTGCCTTGGCTGTGTTTATGTTCAGCGGGAGTCAAAATCTGCCGAATTTAAGGGTGTAGCTG GGGTTGTGACGGATAGAATCGTAGAAGCCCATCAGAATGAACATGCTCCACTGATGCTGCTTTTTCCAG AGGGCACGACCACAAATGGTGATTTtctccttccattcaagacaggTGCATTTATAGCTAAAGCGCCAGTGCTTCCAGTAATTTTAAGATATCCATACCAAAGATTTAGTCCAGCATGGGATACCATATCTGGG GTTCGCCATATTGTTTTGCTCCTCTGTCAGTTTGTCAATCACATTGAAGTGGTTCGCTTGCCTGTATATCATCCTTCAGAGCAAGAAAAGGAGGATCCAAAACTTTACGCTAGTAATGTTCGAAAGTTACTGGCTACCGAG GGTAAATTAACCCTCGCAGATATTGGGTTGGCTGAGAAGCGAGTTTATCATGCTGCGCTCAATGGTAATAATAACAAACCTAGTGTTTTACATCATAAAGATGATTGA